The Flavobacterium praedii genome window below encodes:
- a CDS encoding CsgE family curli-type amyloid fiber assembly protein, whose amino-acid sequence MKLFEVKYFLFALLFCCQLSYSQVVYKEVKAKIEVEKIENILFIRGTAENLKTVYKSISYKLTVFKKNKLNSNSSKNAQDGRVILDPQQKVTLSKTQINESKDDQIIILLIIYDENNAIVGKDRIEIGIDDESKVGETKPKDGLEMMGIVSNDTKTKLGNDFYELFYKEYTKLKLNSSKIVAVQEELTFGRTTKIMVLVDGEVINEFISRPDEDYLKYMAETVSSDVFKYFKNIEKQNKLIMRY is encoded by the coding sequence ATGAAACTTTTTGAAGTAAAATATTTTTTATTCGCTTTACTATTTTGCTGCCAACTTAGTTATTCTCAGGTTGTTTATAAAGAAGTTAAAGCCAAAATTGAAGTAGAAAAAATTGAAAATATTCTTTTTATACGTGGAACTGCAGAGAATTTAAAAACTGTTTATAAGAGTATATCCTATAAGTTGACCGTGTTTAAAAAAAACAAACTCAATTCAAATAGTTCGAAAAATGCTCAAGATGGGAGAGTAATTTTAGATCCGCAACAAAAAGTAACATTGTCAAAAACACAAATAAATGAAAGTAAAGACGATCAAATTATTATACTGTTGATTATCTATGATGAGAATAATGCGATTGTTGGGAAAGATAGAATTGAAATAGGAATTGATGATGAATCTAAAGTTGGAGAAACTAAGCCTAAAGATGGTTTAGAAATGATGGGTATTGTGTCCAATGATACTAAGACAAAATTAGGGAATGATTTTTATGAATTATTTTATAAAGAATACACAAAGCTAAAGCTAAATTCAAGTAAAATAGTGGCTGTTCAGGAAGAATTAACATTTGGTAGAACTACAAAAATAATGGTTTTGGTGGATGGTGAAGTTATCAATGAGTTTATTTCAAGACCTGATGAAGATTACTTGAAGTACATGGCGGAAACAGTTTCTTCTGATGTTTTTAAATATTTTAAAAATATTGAGAAACAAAATAAATTGATAATGAGGTATTGA
- a CDS encoding CsgG/HfaB family protein, which yields MKQKIIILYFYVLLLTSCGAYFNQPVGVQKAVFGENTPATITLKNLPPPKEQVVVGVYKFKDQTGQYKPTEIGSTFSTAVTQGATSILIKALQDSNWFVPIERENLSNLLNERNIIRSTRQEYATDANTKDAPLTPLLFAGVLLEGGIISYDSNIITGGYGARYFGAGASTQYRQDRVSIYLRLVSTSNGKILNTVYVSKTILSQSIDASLFRYVNLNRLLEVETGFTRNEPVQLAVTEAIEKAVEGLVVDGIKDKIWEVKATNKEVTDFLTAYEKEKEAADLALLYGRDRYEKRGKVGFEIDGGAAYIDGDYVNPVPKPLVKAGVKYFFTPNFSINGAASVFRVGNKDRLDVGYGSIDINLNFLILPFDSFSPFVYVGTGTFFNSAYENIQGKIQGGLGLEYLITNNLGINAYSEFNMCFSDNVDYMKAGKRDDYFYCFGLGLSYYLPQRFSKRISK from the coding sequence ATGAAACAAAAAATTATTATACTGTATTTTTATGTACTTCTTTTAACAAGTTGTGGTGCTTACTTTAATCAGCCTGTTGGAGTTCAAAAAGCTGTTTTTGGAGAAAACACTCCGGCAACAATTACTTTAAAAAATTTACCACCACCAAAAGAACAAGTAGTTGTTGGTGTCTATAAGTTTAAAGATCAAACGGGTCAATATAAACCTACAGAGATAGGAAGCACCTTTAGTACAGCAGTAACTCAAGGAGCGACTTCGATATTAATTAAAGCCCTTCAGGATTCAAATTGGTTTGTTCCTATTGAGCGAGAGAATTTGAGTAATCTCTTAAATGAGAGAAATATAATTCGGTCTACTCGTCAAGAATATGCAACAGATGCCAATACAAAAGATGCACCGTTAACCCCTCTATTATTTGCGGGAGTACTATTGGAAGGAGGAATTATATCCTATGATTCCAATATTATTACGGGGGGATATGGAGCACGATATTTTGGCGCGGGAGCTTCTACACAATACAGGCAAGATCGAGTTTCTATTTATCTTCGATTAGTATCAACATCAAACGGTAAAATTCTTAACACTGTGTATGTTTCTAAGACTATACTTTCCCAAAGTATTGATGCTAGTTTGTTTCGATATGTAAATCTCAATAGGCTTTTAGAAGTTGAAACTGGATTTACCAGAAATGAGCCTGTACAATTAGCAGTGACTGAAGCTATAGAAAAAGCGGTTGAAGGACTAGTTGTTGATGGTATAAAAGATAAAATTTGGGAAGTTAAAGCTACAAATAAAGAAGTTACAGATTTTTTAACAGCGTATGAAAAAGAAAAAGAAGCTGCAGATTTAGCATTGCTTTATGGTCGTGATCGTTATGAAAAAAGAGGTAAAGTAGGATTCGAAATTGATGGAGGTGCGGCCTATATTGATGGTGATTATGTTAATCCTGTTCCTAAACCATTAGTAAAAGCAGGTGTCAAATATTTTTTTACCCCAAACTTTAGCATTAATGGAGCTGCCAGTGTTTTTCGTGTTGGAAATAAAGACAGATTGGATGTTGGTTATGGTTCAATTGACATTAATCTAAATTTTTTAATTCTCCCTTTTGATAGTTTTAGCCCTTTTGTTTATGTAGGAACTGGTACTTTTTTTAATAGTGCTTACGAAAATATACAAGGTAAAATACAAGGGGGATTAGGTTTGGAATATTTAATTACAAATAATTTGGGTATTAATGCATATAGCGAGTTTAATATGTGTTTTTCAGACAATGTTGATTATATGAAAGCAGGTAAAAGAGACGATTATTTTTATTGTTTCGGATTAGGGTTGAGCTATTATTTACCGCAGCGATTTAGCAAAAGGATAAGCAAATAG
- a CDS encoding carboxypeptidase regulatory-like domain-containing protein, with the protein MEKLKIGILICLVIVTSCSEEKISDGGTGTVKGRVVDAVTFAPIENARISSNPSTSTYFTDKDGYFTFDKIAIGKYTFEARKDKYIAKFEAATVELNKTNQIIFELKVSTADNRPPDIPVLTSPTDLSKNQAINLKLTWTATDVDKDSLTYVVTVKNGTTDEIKTYKDLTTRSLELKDLKYSTKYYWQVASSDAINTPTNSLTSSFTTLPFPNPRFLYIKKVNTNNVIFTADEAGNELQLTSSSVNSYRPRKNLQTNKIAYISSDGSQNQIYTMELDGSGVKKITNTVPIAGFNMENINFCWSTNGSQIIYPNFDKLYRINIDGGGLIEMFKTPNGKFISECDWSQDGKEIVLKVNDISGYNVEIYVIKWNGQVLYSVLSGITGAVSGLNMSFNMQKIVYTRDVSGNENSIYRRFDSRIFIYDKATNTSTELNSSKANGYNDLDVKFSPNEAEVIFTNTSNDGISIKNILKTSTSSSGNTSNSRTTLFTGGSMPEWK; encoded by the coding sequence ATGGAAAAGTTAAAAATTGGAATTTTAATATGCTTAGTTATCGTAACTTCCTGTTCTGAAGAAAAAATTTCAGATGGCGGAACTGGTACTGTAAAAGGAAGAGTAGTTGATGCTGTTACTTTTGCACCTATTGAGAATGCAAGGATTTCTTCAAATCCTTCAACAAGTACCTATTTTACAGATAAAGATGGCTATTTTACTTTTGATAAAATAGCAATTGGAAAATACACATTTGAAGCCAGAAAAGATAAATACATTGCTAAGTTTGAAGCTGCAACTGTAGAGTTGAATAAAACCAATCAAATTATATTTGAATTGAAAGTTTCTACTGCCGATAATAGGCCGCCAGATATTCCAGTTTTGACTTCGCCAACAGATTTATCAAAAAATCAAGCCATAAATCTAAAGTTAACTTGGACCGCAACCGATGTGGATAAAGATTCATTAACCTATGTAGTTACAGTTAAAAATGGAACTACAGACGAAATTAAAACGTATAAAGACTTAACAACAAGAAGTTTGGAATTGAAAGACCTGAAATACAGTACCAAATATTATTGGCAAGTAGCTTCATCTGATGCTATAAATACTCCAACTAATAGTCTCACAAGTTCTTTTACGACGTTACCTTTCCCAAATCCTAGGTTTTTATATATCAAAAAAGTAAACACTAATAATGTGATTTTTACAGCTGATGAAGCAGGTAATGAATTGCAATTGACTTCGTCTTCTGTAAATAGTTATAGACCAAGAAAAAATTTGCAAACCAATAAAATTGCATATATTAGTTCCGATGGATCTCAAAATCAAATTTATACCATGGAACTTGATGGTTCGGGTGTAAAGAAAATTACAAATACGGTTCCTATCGCAGGCTTCAATATGGAGAATATTAACTTTTGTTGGAGTACGAATGGAAGTCAGATTATTTATCCCAATTTTGATAAATTATACCGAATAAATATTGATGGTGGTGGTTTAATTGAAATGTTTAAAACACCAAATGGTAAATTTATTTCAGAATGTGATTGGAGTCAAGATGGTAAAGAAATTGTATTAAAAGTAAATGATATATCAGGTTATAATGTAGAAATTTATGTAATTAAGTGGAATGGTCAAGTTCTGTATAGTGTGTTGTCAGGGATAACAGGTGCTGTTAGTGGTTTGAATATGTCTTTTAATATGCAGAAAATTGTGTACACAAGAGACGTTTCGGGTAATGAAAATTCAATCTATAGAAGATTCGATTCAAGGATATTTATCTACGATAAAGCTACAAATACATCAACGGAATTAAACAGCAGTAAAGCAAATGGATATAATGATTTGGATGTGAAGTTTTCACCAAATGAAGCCGAAGTCATTTTTACAAACACATCGAATGACGGAATATCCATAAAAAATATTTTGAAAACATCAACTTCCAGTAGTGGGAATACAAGTAACAGTAGAACGACACTTTTTACAGGAGGATCTATGCCAGAATGGAAGTAA
- a CDS encoding curli production assembly/transport component CsgF, with protein MKSYLFLVCILGFYFNVNAQALVYKPMNPNFGGDTFNYQMLMSSAEAQNDFKETANSGFKQPTQLERFKENLNNQLLNKISNSLFDEQFGSNGISVGTYDFGTLSVDVYPSNLGLIVDILDIETGEQTQVIVPGN; from the coding sequence ATGAAATCATATTTATTTTTAGTTTGTATTCTAGGATTCTATTTTAATGTAAACGCTCAAGCTTTAGTGTATAAACCGATGAATCCAAATTTTGGAGGTGATACATTTAATTATCAAATGTTAATGAGTTCGGCTGAAGCTCAGAATGATTTTAAAGAAACCGCAAATTCTGGATTCAAACAGCCCACGCAATTGGAACGATTCAAAGAAAATTTAAACAATCAGTTGTTGAATAAAATTTCAAATTCTTTATTTGATGAACAGTTTGGAAGTAATGGAATTTCTGTAGGAACCTATGATTTTGGAACATTATCTGTTGATGTTTATCCTTCAAATCTAGGATTGATTGTGGATATTCTGGACATAGAAACGGGAGAACAAACACAGGTGATTGTTCCAGGTAATTGA